cctccgttccacagtagtagagtcatttcattttgcgcactcgttttgaaaaaataattataaatagttagagtggaGAATacgtaaagtaagagagagaatattgtagataagactcttgtctacattattctatctcttattttactctctccactttaactatttattatcattttttcaaaatgagtgcagaaaatgaaatgactctactactgtggaacggagggagtactaactTGTAAAACTACAGAAGTTTGTTTCTCAGTATATAGACACCAGCCTCATTTATTGAATTAACCATCTTTATACTTTTCAATCAGTGTAATGAACCAAGAACAGAAGATGCTCCCCCTGCTGATATGGCatcatcaaattttaatcCGGCTGGCAAGAGAGGGGAATCAGGTTTGTTATTCTTACAAAAGTCCTTCTGGTGgcatttctctctattttggTGAACATTACCTGAATATGCTTCAGGCCCAACACATGTTCTTGTTGTCCGTGGATTGGATGAAAATGCTGATGAGGAAATGCTACGCTATGAATTTTCTAAACATGCCCCTATTAAGGTTTGAAATAAATTCTCTTGCTTTCTTGTGCGGTGTTTGGTTACTAGTCTGCTACTTTGTATTGACAATAAACACTTTATACTTTCAGGATTTGCGGTTAGTTAGAGACAAATTCACGCATGTTTCAAGAGGATTTGCATTTATCCATTTCTATTCTGTAAGTTTCACTTTTGTGTTACCGTGGCGTGCACATTGTTAGTATGTAGCTTTATTGTGGGTTTTCATCTACTGCTTGCatgtttattttcattgaGTTTTATTGGTCATGTGAAAACTGATACCAGGTTGAGGATGCCACTAAAGCTCTTGAAGCAACAAATGGTACTACTTTGGAGAAGAACGGTCAGATTCTTAGAGTTGCCTATGCCAAAAGTATTGTTGGGCCTGGATCAGCTGTTTCAGGAGCTTCTCAGTCGAGCAGTCTTGCTGCAGCTGCAATTGAAGCAGCTACATTTGCTCAGCAGGTTTGATGACTAGCATTTTCTCCATAAACTATGAATACTGGTCATATGTTGCATTCAGCATATATataagaccatctccaaccgtACTCtataaatgagttttggtgtagaaatcttctccaaccatacaccaaactcaaacccatttttggtgttttttgtgaaacaacaccaaatatggtgttcctgcaaaaaatttgagagacaaaaacccaaaaatgatgtaaattttgaatttggtgtaaatggttggagtaaaactactttttggtgtgacgtatactcaaaaatgagtttgagtttggtgtaaatggttggagatggtctaataGTGGAAGTTATGTCTCATGCTTCCTTTGATAATACAAGTTTGCTCTTGCTTAGCAGTTAATGATTATCTCTTAACCTAAGTTCTCAATATTTTCCTGTTCCTTGTATATGTTTCCAGTTCCTAGGTTAGTTAAGAGACACTCGGTTCCTTCATGCTATAGGTCTATATAATTAACCATCCAACCATTTAATATACATGAGGAAACCATGTTGTTGTATACAAGCTTGGTTGCTGCTGGGCAGATCTTGAAAACTGTATTGCTAATTAAAGCAGATTttgaagtactccctctgtctcaactaagttgagacATAACtgttgggcacggagattaagaaattttgttaaaaagtaggagagaagaataaagtaggaaagataaagagagagttgAGTAGAtggtggaataaagtaagagtgattggatgtttccttttttgttaaaaaaggaaatgactcaacttagttgggacatctAAAAGAGGAATAcgatacgactcaacttagttgcgacggagggagtattcgttttcctttatttattagatttatctttttattaagTCCTTAGTTGATGTAACAGTCAAGTTTTTAGGCTGTCATATCTgacaaagaaaattattagCGAGGCATcctaaagagaataaataggTTTTGCGTGCATGATGTTAGTCGTCTTCCATGGTTCATTATCTCCCCTCAGCCTTTCTTAATCATTTGGGTATGGAAGTTCTAACTTATCTATACCTCCTTAGTACTTGTGTTTGGTTACACTTATTGGATTAATACAAGGAGATGGTTCATGTATCTCTTTGTATATTTTAGTATGATGCTGTTGGCTGGGCACCTAAAGAATACAATCCGGAGGACAACCAATCTGGTGGAGGTCATGGGCAGAGTGGACATGTTGCAGGAGAAACAGATTCTTCAGCTCCACAATCTGGTTTTGTGTGGGACGAAGCCTCTGGTTATTACTACGATGCTACTTCTGGTTTCTACTACGATGGAACTACAGGTTTTCCAACTTTTTCCTTGCTTTCCTCTTGAAACTCCTTATTTGCTGAGTTTATTGTAACCTGATAATGTCTGTATTTTTGGGCCAAGGTGTGTCTGTTATTCATTTACTTGTATTTTGGGCATTCCGTGATACAGCTTGTACTCTTTCGGTAACCCTCTGCATACACTCACAAGTTGCATCTAATCTACACCTTCCTGTATTGGGAAATGGTCCTGTTGTTTCCATACATTCCTGGCTCTGAATATAGTTTTCTGTTCTGTACTGGTTATCATGATTGAAATAGTGGAAGATTATCAAGTTCCTACTTGGAAAACATGCTAACAGATAATCTGTCCATTATCTTCACTAAGTACAGTCGAGTAGGtttcaattcattattttcttgtgACATTAACATTGTTCAACTACTTTGCATGGGCATGGACTGTGATGTGGTTGTCAGTTTATGCTATTGGCAGTACTCATACCCTACCTTCATGTTTGTTAACATCTGCCATTATGTGATCGTAATGGCCCACATTTGTGCTGTGCCAGATATAGAGGTCATTATAGTTATTTGTTCTTCCTGTGGAAACATGTCCTTTCTTGTCTGTTATATACTTGTCTTTTGTTGTATATGTTTTCTTAGACATGTATGGTCACCAGTCCTTCCCAATCAGTGCGTCTAATTTTCTATATGAAAATGCTTAGTATATAGGTCAATCATAGTGTTGAAGTCAGGGATGTTCGAAAAGTGTGGGACCTCTTAGGTCCTTTCTCTTGAAAAGGCTGAAGAAGATGGCTAATATAATTTGCTCTGCAGGTCTATATTATGATGGGAATAATGGTCTTTGGTATTCTTATGATCAACAAACTCAGCAGTATATTCCTTGTAATGATCAGAATGGCAAGACATCTGAAAAACAAATTGATGCTTCTAAGACATCAGATGCTTCTAATAATCGAAAAGTCATCATTTCTGCACCAGCTGCTACCATAACATCAAATGAGAAAGCTGCTTCATTACCAGATGCTGTCCAGGCTGCAGCTGCTGCTGCGCTAGCAGctgagaagaaagaaaaggagaaactTAAAGAGATCAAACTTGCTTCCAAAAGTAGCATAATGGCtaacaagaagaagatgaataatGTCTTAACCATGTGGAAGCAAAGAAGTAATGAAGGACAAGCACCACGAGTGGCTCTCGAGGACAATCAGCCGTCCGCATCAGTTGAAGAGAGATCTAACCCAGCATCATCTATGAAGagcaaattaataaatgaaggACTGGTAGCAAAAGAGAATGTTATAGCTTCTGCAGGAATGATGAGTGCCTCAACTCAATCTGCTGGCATTGAATCCCAGAACAGGACAAAGCCCATCAGCGCCAGTTCTAGTGGAACCTTAAAAGGAGTGATTAGGAGTTCTGGATTGGGTGTGGTGAAATATGATTCTGTTTATATGGGACCAGAAGGTACACCGGCTTCATCATTTGGTGCATCTTCTGCAGGATCTTCTTCATTGACACATTCAGAACATTCCACACCGGTTACACCATTTAGAACCGGCGCGTCTGCATTAGGCAGATATGCACCATCTTCTGCTACAGGAAGTGGTAAAAGAAGGTTTTCTGAGATGCCCACCACTTCAGTTACAAACAAAGAACAGTCTCAATCAACTTATCGAGATCGTGCAGCTGAAAGGAGAAGCTTGTACGGTTCATCATCGGCTTTTGGGGACGATGACATAAATGCTGGAATTGTAGACTCAAGTAAGCTTTATTGagttatacattatttttatctcaatCTTTTAAAGATGCAACAAATTTTATATGCATTGTCTTGTGGTTTGTATGATTCTGGGATTTGACAGAATTAAGGTGTATGGTATGCAATAGTTGCATTAAGCTTGGCCTTAGTCTCGAGCTTTGACTATACTGCAATTGTGTCTATGCTAATAATATTGAGAAGAATAATTCCAATGGCCAAATTGCTAGTTTTTTCCTCCACGGACCCTGTATTGACTTGTGAGAAAATTTATGTTCTTGTTATCGTGGACATCAAGACCGAGATCCAGCATATAGACGAGGTGGTTTGGACTCTATGCCTTTCCCTCCTGGTGTTGGTGGTGGACGAAGTAGTGGAGATGCGAATATCCAGAGTTATGAGGTGATTACAGCTGACAAGGCCATTGATGAGAGCAATGTGGGCAACCGGATGCTCCGCAACATGGGCTGGCATGAAGGCTCGGTATCATCTCTAAACCcttaaaactaattttgttCTGTAAATTGAATTAGTAATGATACCCGTACCTCGCTTCCCTCAATAGATTTCACCTCCTTAATCTGCTAACACTCGATGTCCCGCTTGACCATAACCTTATTTCTAGTTTGGAGCTTCAACCAGTGTATAGGCGCGGGTGCATAGTGGCCAGCAACAATATCTATCTGTATCTTAGATCTGACTTGTTTGGCTATGCTTTTGGTTGGTGTTTGTGTTGGTTTCTCGTCCAGGGGCTGGGGAGAGATGGGAGTGGCATGGTAGAACCCGTACAGGCTCAGGCCACAGAAACGAGAGCGGGACTAGGGATCCATCAACCAAAGAAAGTGGATCCGAGCCTGGAAGTTCAGGCAGGAGATAGCTACAAAGCTGTTATTCAGAAGAAGGCGATTGCTCGTTTTCGAGAAATGTCATGATGTGAGTGAGAGGATAGAGAAGTGCAAGCAATGGTGTAGAGATGTACAGATTGGAGTTGTGTTACTTTGAGTTGTAGGTGTGATGTTGCTGTGCTCTTAGGTTCAGAGTTTACTCATTGtagcatatatatacatatccAGCGATATTAAATCTTTGTCTCTACTTGTTCCATTTCGGAACCATCTGTTGCCCCATTGCTGTGGGAAGAAAAACACTCATTTAAACTGTGCcttgtttaattattatttacaaataagTACGATAGAAAGCAGTATTGTTGGTTCTCCTATCCTCTTTCTTTTagaatgtaattttatatttattgttggATCAAATCATTTCTTCAAAATGAAGTTTGTTTTgtatatacatcaatttatgtACTCCCTTCCATCTCATCATAtcttatatagtactataaaccATTCCATCTCATCGTTTCTTATACTATAAACCATTTCTATCTTGTTTCTCATTTTATGTtatcttcattccatttcTTTCTTAATGTAAACCATATTGTATACTCCCTGCACCTCGTTTGCTCTCATAAAATAATGTCAGTTTTCAATTTACACTAATTCATTtgcattcacattttattatattataaaaatgggatttatatatcattaattttttcaatgttcttgtttacattttttaaaaccaataacaaaaagttaaaaagaaaGTGGACACGTAATAGAGGAGTGAATGGAGAGAGTgttaaactaaaatttgacTATGTTCCAAATATTTAGAGGTTAATTAGCCTtttaaaaactactccatGTAGTACAAAACAATAAGCAAactaattactagtactagaattttacactttgaataaaaatgtttatattCTTACCTGAATATGTTgaaataaatacatttttattagCAAATATTTATGCTCAATATTAATCTTGCGATATGAAATCAACAATTCAACATATTGTTTTGAATGgaacaataaaatcaaaattcagtGAAAATAAGAACAAGGTTGtgttcatcatcttcttcttttgaaaATGGACGCCGTTTGCTCTTTGCCCTTGGTGGCTAAAGCCCCTAAATTTTCTCTCCCCTGTTCCCAATTATTCAGACCTAATTTTGGTGCCAAATATGGAGATTTTACATTTCCAAGATCATCTTCTGTCGCCGTTCACGGCAGGAGGTATGCAGAATTGCTCTACACTAATCTGTTTTTACTTTCTCATCAGGCTTCTactttcactttctttttgttCAATCCAAAATGGTTGAGCTTTTTGTTAAACAGTAGCTTCTTATTAGTAGTGCCATTGAAATGCTTCGGTTTTGATCTGGCAGCTGTCTTGATTTAACGATTAATTTAAGGAGGTCGATGATTTCTTACCGAGGAAATAAGACGGAGCAATGTTTTAGAGTGCCATTCATATCATGTTCGATGGTAGATGGAAATGGAGAATACAATGAATTGGAGCAGTCCTCTTCAATGGAATGCCAACAggtattgtttccattttatgtTGGGTTTTTGCTTGTCTCtaggaaaaatgaaaaaaaaaatcatgctatgaataattataacttCTGTATTCTTCCTGGCTACTTAATTAGGAGTCGGACTGTCATTACGTACATTAACACTTATTTGAGGCATCTCTCATGATTAGCACATGTAACTTTCTTATACAAATATGGGGCACTTATTGTGGGTGGTAAAGCATATATGATTGAGTATTTGAATGATTACATATGTAATAAGCTCAAAGATTGCTTAATTCAGTCGATATACTTGGTTAGTTAGCCTATAGTAGTTTTACATACCAAAGTAATCCCCCCCCCCCCAGtctattatttttgaaaactgTCTTGATGAAGTGTCTGGATTAAGCCGAGCTCCTTTTGGTCTTGCTCACAGGAGGGTGTTATCGACTTGAAGCTCCCTAGAAGACGTCTGTTGGTAACTTTTACATGTGATGCCTGTGGTGTGCGGTCACAGAGGTTAATCAATAGACTAGCTTATGAACGTGGGCTTGTTTATGTGCAGGTATTTAGTAATTAGTTATGtcagtatattttttctttgtaaaGAGTATCCTCACTACTTGTACATATGATAGTTAGGAACTGGTCTCCCCCACTGTCATTTCGGCTAATGCCTGTATCGACAATTAGTTCCCCCTACAGAGCAGAAAACCGTACCTTTTCGGTCTAGCAAAATAAGAATCTagagatattttaattatagtagtactttcAAAAACATATAATGCTCCACAGTTAATAGAAACAGCTTTTGTTGGCTAAGGGCTTCTCTGCTCACAGAAACAATTAGGTAAATGAgaatgaaaagtgaaaagagGGGATGCTCGTCTTATTCAACCATATACTAATAAACCAATGAACTGAAAAGAAGATATTCTATAAGTTCAAGCCAGCAGACTGTGTACTCCAGAATGCTCTCTGACTGAGTCAAGATATTCCTCCAAGTCTTAGGTTATTCTGTTTCTACCAGATGCTTAGAACATTCTAAATCCAAAAAAGGTTTTGttacctttttcttttatatattattattattgctgTAATTTTTTCTGGCCATGTGTAGATTGACTATTTTATTACAGTGTTCAGGATGTTCTCAGTACCACAAGCTGGTCGACAATCTTGGGCTTGTGATCGAGTATAACTTGGAGGAGGAAATTGATTTAGATGCAAAGACGGATCAGGTCTAGACAGAGCTTTTAATTTGTcagcatttcaatttttgtgggaAATGAATCTGCTGTGATATCTTGAAAAATatgtcaaattttaaatttataaatgataGTAAAACATTTTGGAGATAATGAATGAATATCATATAGATAAAACTGCTCTGATCCTCTTCTGTATGCCAATACACCTTTCTCCAATGCCAAAATGGTCCCACAGTATAAATTAGAAGAAGAAACCGCTGACAGCCAACAAGGTAGTCAGGGCCAATCCGACGGTCACCTGCATTCTTGTTCTTCCATGCTGATCAAGTGTGATGGCGCCATTCTGTAATTGAACAATGAACAGTCAGAAACTATATAGTGATAAGACATTTTATCAGGCAGAATTGGTATGAATTCAGTttaattaccaaatttaaGGTTGGTGAGGGTGCCGGTGCTGTGTCTTCTGTGTCTTGGGAGGTTGGTGGTGCCGGAGGGCTTTTAACAACAATCGGTGCCGGTGCTGGTGCATGGTGATGCCTGTGTTTGTGCTTTTGTTTCTTGTGCTTGGCGGGTGCTGGTGCAGGTGAGGGGACCTCCACTGGTGCAGGGACCGGTGGTTGTAAAGCCGGTGCTGGTGCTGGTGATGCCACAGGTGGGGACACCGGTGCCTGTACTACTGGTGCTGGTGCAGGTGCTTTTACAGCAGGAGCCGGTGCTGGCTGCTGCGTTGGTGTGGGGGATGCTTGTGGTGGAGGTACAGCTGGTGGTAATGCCGGTGGGAGGGTTGGACTTGCAACGGGTGGGCTTATTGGAGGTTGTGGTGGCGGTGGAGTGGTTGGGGCGACTGATGGCGTGGCTACAGTTGGTGGTGATGCTGCAGCGGCTGGTGTAGGCGTCGCTGATGGGGTATTAGAAGGTGAAGCTGCGGGTGCTTGCGCATTTGCAATGACCAATAAAATGCAGAAGGTAGAAACCCAAGCCCAAAGAAATGTTGCCATTTTGGAGAGGAATTGTGTGTGTGGACTGAGAGATAGTTGCAGTTGCACATACATTTATATCTCACGTTTTGGAAGTAGGAAGAATTTGGTGATACGtcattttgatgaaaaataaaataaaaaagaaattaggattttgattaattacatTGCCATCTGCTGTCATGAGAAGGTTACACCTAATTGGCTTCAAAAATTATGCGTCGTGATTGAAATTATTGATATGTTTCTTCAGCACATTGTGCTATTGGTCATATGTTGCTTTCAACAATCATCTAATTTGTGTATCAGAATTCAATATCATTCCCCTACGGCCACTGATCGTATTATAGTATTACACATTGATCATGCTTTCgattattttacaatattttttaatcattcaGAAATTAAAGCAACTTTGGAAATTGCTTTGGAGTGAAGGCAAATGCATTTATGATTTCAATACAGGCAAGATAAATTAGGGCAAGCCGTGTAGACACAGAAAAAGgatgtatttaaatttgtcaTCTGTTTCGACATTTTTGTGTCATATTTGTCACGCTATTATTCTTCCTAAAAAATGTTGatggaagaagagagaaaacagTAAGTGtgcaaaataatgaaaagcaAGATTGAATATAACCCATATAATGGAACAAAGGAAAGGTTTGATTTTTCACAAGGGCTAACGAAAATCAAAACTCCTAACGGTATTACAGAGAGTAAGTTGAGAAAGTCATCcccacaaaatataattataaaatggcAAATCACCAGATTTCGGTATTAAGTCTCAATCTGTGAGATTATATGAGTTGGATGTAATAATGATGACAGAACAACCATCCATAATTTGCATGTTTTCCCATGGATAAAACATGAATCTTAATGAGCTACATGGCTGGAGTTGGAGTTGACAAGAAAATGATATcacaactcaaactcattatGTTGGATATGAGAGAGAGGATATGATGATATACTTACTATTTTCAAGAACAATAACAAGTACCAGTAGCTACCAAACTACAGCTAAATTGCAACATATGCAGAAGCTTGTGAAGGAGAAATCCACACATCTCTGAATATTGAGCTTTTCGATTGTGAGCGCCATTTTGGAGAAGGGGAGAAGGGCTTCTGTTTCTTTTAGAGACAAAACATTAAGCTGAAGGTGTCGTGCATCTTGGCCATGAAATTCGAGTGACGGCTCAAAATGGGAAGACGTGATGGTGGTTTTGGAGCATCGGCTTTTTTCTCCTGCTTTCTCCTTCGCTTGAAGAACTGCTGCATGGCGTCTGCGCATTCTGATGCCAGCACTCCCCTCCTAATGCTCATCTTAGGGTGGAACGGGTGAGCTGGAGCTGGTGGTTTTTCACTTGATTCCGAGCTGTTTCCTCCATCACCCGGGAAGAGCCTATGAATGTGGATCATAGTTACCAATGAAAACAGAgtcaaaataatgataaaaatttcatGAGATGAAGATTTTATGCTTTCAACTTGAAAAGAACATCTAATATAACTGAACTTATTAACTGATATAAACAGCATAACTTATATTGCTTCTGACTTACTCTCTGAATTTTAGTTCATAATCATGTATCAGATCAAGGTGCACAATTATTTGGCTTTCATGAACCACTCACGCAGATACGAACATTCCATATAATGAATTAGTAGAAACCATCTCTCCATTAACATTAAGTTGCAAAAGATAACAGACCAGGAACAAGAGGGTTGGACAAGAAGTATGAAGAGTTAGCCATATGCAGTAGGTCTAAACACATCAAGTAGGGGAACCGACAAGTCATGGGAAGTTAGCTTCCCACATACatagaaaagaaacaaatgTTTTTTCATGTAAAATATCTTTCATCAAGCTATACAGTAGCCTCTACGGTTGGGTGATCACAGGGAAATGGTACGTTTGACAAAGTCAGCAGAATCCTAAAACCATTTCTTGGTAGTTGTGTGCACTTCCATCTTTCAGTAATACCACAGTTTGATGATTAAATTTCACATGCTTGAGAGATATGAACTAGAAAGCAACGAAACAAGGGCTGTTGGATGGATTGCTAAAGCAATGAAATATATCATGAAATGCATTAACAATATTTGTTATGAGAGTCCGAGAATGATAGAGCTCCTTTTGTAACCCTCAAAGGGAATATAAGAATAAAGTGAAGCTTTAGGCTAAATGACTGTTTAGTGGGTAGGGGATTAAAAAGCAGAAACTGCCAGCATAGCAGTAGAAGTGTCAAAAGTTTTTGCTGGTTATGTGTTGAGGGGATAGTAGTCAATCTTTATCTCATGGCTGAAGAGTGGTTCTTGTGGAGCGTCAGGTTTCCATGAGTAACAGGCACACAGGGACACCATagaattttcgtttattagcATCAactactttaaataattagtagtatttaagtAAAACAAAGCAAAAGCACAAAATGTTGTTGTAAATGAGATTCAAGGCTTCTCCAggtataataaaattataatcaacTTCAGTGTTACCTAATCCAGCTGCCATCAGCTCCAAGAAGCTTGTTAGGAGCTCCCCAAACAAGAGTGTCTATTCTAGCTTGAAGTATAGCTCCAGCACACATGGGACATGGTTCAAGTGTTACATACAGTGTAGTTTCCTGCGGATGGTGTCCAAATTAGGATGTTATGCTCTATGCAGAAGCAGCAAGTCATACATAGCTTGGTGGTAAATTTCCCAGTCACCATATTTGAATCCATAGCCAAGCAGATAAATTATGTAAATCGAAAGAGACAGATATATTACAGAAAGCCTCCAGGTCCGGAGAGTGTTGGAAGCCTCCCTAATGCATATAATCTCTGCATGGGCTGTAGAGTCACGCAACTGTTCCACCCTGAAATAtgcacaataaaaaataaaatttatctgtataaaaacaaagaaacgtaaaaaatgtcaacaacttacaGATTGCAGCCACGAGCGATTATCTTTCCACTATGCACTAGAACAGCTCCTACGGGCACCTCCCAGTTGTCAGCAGCCTTTTCTGCTTCCAACAATGCTTCCCTCATAAACACTTCATCCATTTTCCGCTGTTCTGCTTCAAGCCTATATGCTTCTTCCCAGTCATCAAATCTATCCCTAACAACTTGGTCTTTCCTCTGAAGTTTCTTTTGTTTCACCTCACTCTTATCAACTACTGCCTCTGTTTGCTCCACTAGCCCGGTATCTATTTGCTCACTGGTGCCACTACCAGATGCATGTGCTTCTCCTCCATCTGGAACCCCTCGCACCACAGGAGATCTCCGCAGCCTTAGTGCAGGCAAAGGAATTGAGGGATCAATTATAGCAGCAGAGGATGTTTCTCCAGAAATTTCCCCACCAGTAGGCAAAGAAATGCTGGCTTGTAGTGTACTCATTTGTTGAGTAACTGAGGAAGATGTGTCCTTCGTTCCTGCTTTCCCAAGATAGCCCTCTAAAGTTGATGAGCTGAAACTTTTCTCAGTTTGGGAGCCCAGTTTTCCTTGCTGATGCAAGCCAGATGAGTCAATTTGAGAGCCTGTTTTTTCATGTTGATGCCTACCAGATAAACCAGGTGTGGAACTTCCACCCTCCTTTTCTTCAACCGCCTCTTCATTTTCCTCAGCATCATGTCCAGAAAACCACCTCTCGCTGCTCATAGACTGATTTGGTGAAATTCTTCCACTAGTTTTCCTGCCTGAGTCATGACTTTCAGAATGTGCCAACCACCGAAATCGAACAATATCTCCAATGCTATTCCATAAGGACCTCCCAGTTCTCTTGACTATAACACCACTCTCTTTGATTGCATTATCTGGAACTTCTGCCTTTGAGGGCCTCGGATTTGATTGTTCATCAACATTCCACATTTCATCCGAAGGCCCCTTTGTTCCAGATGGCTGATTATCAAGCACTAAGCCTTGCTCAACTAACTGAGGATCTCC
The genomic region above belongs to Salvia hispanica cultivar TCC Black 2014 chromosome 3, UniMelb_Shisp_WGS_1.0, whole genome shotgun sequence and contains:
- the LOC125212039 gene encoding SUPPRESSOR OF ABI3-5 isoform X3, with amino-acid sequence MDPGRYGLHQGWENNSYLFLKEHERSHGTALEGYGAAHDTNFRDDGSYDDRRFIDERFSRDNIYPRGAFHRDVLERDNYPPPPSSVGMWPQTRRRSYEEEYSLDRDIRRPSRYGGRDREDYAYDDYDYRSRVSHQSKEDSRDRDYDHGRHSYDSDYERSGRRDGNWRRRESRDREWDKRGVSRERDESPYRRHEHSPSRSRSRSRGRDDRARSKSPRGRSHGRSYREDSYEDSRYERGDRRRDREDRRQINHSVAPSATVVVKGLSQKTTEEDLYQILAEWGPLRHVRVIKERNSGVSRGFAFIDFPSVDSAQAMMDKLGHEGLLVDGRKLFFEYSSKPTGSNGSLGMDSGSRSGHGTYRSMMVPSDWMCTICGCVNFARRTSCFQCNEPRTEDAPPADMASSNFNPAGKRGESGPTHVLVVRGLDENADEEMLRYEFSKHAPIKDLRLVRDKFTHVSRGFAFIHFYSVEDATKALEATNGTTLEKNGQILRVAYAKSIVGPGSAVSGASQSSSLAAAAIEAATFAQQYDAVGWAPKEYNPEDNQSGGGHGQSGHVAGETDSSAPQSGFVWDEASGYYYDATSGFYYDGTTGLYYDGNNGLWYSYDQQTQQYIPCNDQNGKTSEKQIDASKTSDASNNRKVIISAPAATITSNEKAASLPDAVQAAAAAALAAEKKEKEKLKEIKLASKSSIMANKKKMNNVLTMWKQRSNEGQAPRVALEDNQPSASVEERSNPASSMKSKLINEGLVAKENVIASAGMMSASTQSAGIESQNRTKPISASSSGTLKGVIRSSGLGVVKYDSVYMGPEGTPASSFGASSAGSSSLTHSEHSTPVTPFRTGASALGRYAPSSATGSGKRRFSEMPTTSVTNKEQSQSTYRDRAAERRSLYGSSSAFGDDDINAGIVDSKNLCSCYRGHQDRDPAYRRGGLDSMPFPPGVGGGRSSGDANIQSYEVITADKAIDESNVGNRMLRNMGWHEGSGLGRDGSGMVEPVQAQATETRAGLGIHQPKKVDPSLEVQAGDSYKAVIQKKAIARFREMS
- the LOC125212039 gene encoding SUPPRESSOR OF ABI3-5 isoform X7, with translation MDPGRYGLHQGWENNSALEGYGAAHDTNFRPSRYGGRDREDYAYDDYDYRSRVSHQSKEDSRDRDYDHGRHSYDSDYERSGRRDGNWRRRESRDREWDKRGVSRERDESPYRRHEHSPSRSRSRSRGRDDRARSKSPRGRSHGRSYREDSYEDSRYERGDRRRDREDRRQINHSVAPSATVVVKGLSQKTTEEDLYQILAEWGPLRHVRVIKERNSGVSRGFAFIDFPSVDSAQAMMDKLGHEGLLVDGRKLFFEYSSKPTGSNGSLGMDSGSRSGHGTYRSMMVPSDWMCTICGCVNFARRTSCFQCNEPRTEDAPPADMASSNFNPAGKRGESGPTHVLVVRGLDENADEEMLRYEFSKHAPIKDLRLVRDKFTHVSRGFAFIHFYSVEDATKALEATNGTTLEKNGQILRVAYAKSIVGPGSAVSGASQSSSLAAAAIEAATFAQQYDAVGWAPKEYNPEDNQSGGGHGQSGHVAGETDSSAPQSGFVWDEASGYYYDATSGFYYDGTTGLYYDGNNGLWYSYDQQTQQYIPCNDQNGKTSEKQIDASKTSDASNNRKVIISAPAATITSNEKAASLPDAVQAAAAAALAAEKKEKEKLKEIKLASKSSIMANKKKMNNVLTMWKQRSNEGQAPRVALEDNQPSASVEERSNPASSMKSKLINEGLVAKENVIASAGMMSASTQSAGIESQNRTKPISASSSGTLKGVIRSSGLGVVKYDSVYMGPEGTPASSFGASSAGSSSLTHSEHSTPVTPFRTGASALGRYAPSSATGSGKRRFSEMPTTSVTNKEQSQSTYRDRAAERRSLYGSSSAFGDDDINAGIVDSKNLCSCYRGHQDRDPAYRRGGLDSMPFPPGVGGGRSSGDANIQSYEVITADKAIDESNVGNRMLRNMGWHEGSGLGRDGSGMVEPVQAQATETRAGLGIHQPKKVDPSLEVQAGDSYKAVIQKKAIARFREMS
- the LOC125212039 gene encoding SUPPRESSOR OF ABI3-5 isoform X2, with amino-acid sequence MDPGRYGLHQGWENNSYLFLKEHERSHGTALEGYGAAHDTNFRDDGSYDDRRFIDERFSRDNIYPRGAFHRDVLERDNYPPPPSSVGMWPQTRRRSYEEEYSLDRDIRRHEKPPSRYGGRDREDYAYDDYDYRSRVSHQSKEDSRDRDYDHGRHSYDSDYERSGRRDGNWRRRESRDREWDKRGVSRERDESPYRRHEHSPSRSRSRSRGRDDRARSKSPRGRSHGRSYREDSYEDSRYERGDRRRDREDRRQINHSVAPSATVVVKGLSQKTTEEDLYQILAEWGPLRHVRVIKERNSGVSRGFAFIDFPSVDSAQAMMDKLGHEGLLVDGRKLFFEYSKPTGSNGSLGMDSGSRSGHGTYRSMMVPSDWMCTICGCVNFARRTSCFQCNEPRTEDAPPADMASSNFNPAGKRGESGPTHVLVVRGLDENADEEMLRYEFSKHAPIKDLRLVRDKFTHVSRGFAFIHFYSVEDATKALEATNGTTLEKNGQILRVAYAKSIVGPGSAVSGASQSSSLAAAAIEAATFAQQYDAVGWAPKEYNPEDNQSGGGHGQSGHVAGETDSSAPQSGFVWDEASGYYYDATSGFYYDGTTGLYYDGNNGLWYSYDQQTQQYIPCNDQNGKTSEKQIDASKTSDASNNRKVIISAPAATITSNEKAASLPDAVQAAAAAALAAEKKEKEKLKEIKLASKSSIMANKKKMNNVLTMWKQRSNEGQAPRVALEDNQPSASVEERSNPASSMKSKLINEGLVAKENVIASAGMMSASTQSAGIESQNRTKPISASSSGTLKGVIRSSGLGVVKYDSVYMGPEGTPASSFGASSAGSSSLTHSEHSTPVTPFRTGASALGRYAPSSATGSGKRRFSEMPTTSVTNKEQSQSTYRDRAAERRSLYGSSSAFGDDDINAGIVDSKNLCSCYRGHQDRDPAYRRGGLDSMPFPPGVGGGRSSGDANIQSYEVITADKAIDESNVGNRMLRNMGWHEGSGLGRDGSGMVEPVQAQATETRAGLGIHQPKKVDPSLEVQAGDSYKAVIQKKAIARFREMS